In the genome of Anabas testudineus chromosome 4, fAnaTes1.2, whole genome shotgun sequence, one region contains:
- the gpr17 gene encoding uracil nucleotide/cysteinyl leukotriene receptor encodes MESATMDLPSLLSNQSSESCAVVDATAENTLFGCFYILVFFLALNGNSLALWIFSHQRGASSPANVFLIHLAVADLSYVIILPLRATYHLTGGHWPFGEVPCRVAGFLFYVNMYASLYFLACVAGDRYLAVVHAVRSLKFRRARYAHIISFSLWALVTVSMAPLLVTHQTAEVDGTTVCLQLYREKASHNALISLAVAFTPPFLATLSCYLLIIHSLYRGSRLEPGLKLRALRTIGLVMLIYVVCFLPYHVSRATFILGYNHPDVSCQTRRGLSLANRLTSSLTCLNGAMDPLVYLFGAEKFRGTLTRLFCKDKAGVSGATSGELKGTHESSLSAKSEF; translated from the coding sequence ATGGAGTCTGCTACGATGGACCTGCCCTCTCTTCTGTCTAATCAGTCATCAGAGAGCTGTGCAGTGGTCGATGCGACAGCCGAGAACACATTGTTTGGATGCTTCTACATCCTGGTTTTCTTTCTGGCGCTGAATGGCAACAGCCTAGCTCTCTGGATCTTCTCTCACCAGCGTGGTGCTTCCTCCCCAGCTAACGTCTTCTTGATACACTTAGCTGTGGCAGACTTATCATACGTGATCATCCTCCCGCTGAGGGCCACCTATCACCTCACTGGGGGTCACTGGCCATTTGGTGAGGTGCCCTGCAGAGTGGCAGGCTTTCTGTTTTATGTCAACATGTATGCCAGCCTGTACTTCCTGGCCTGTGTGGCGGGGGACCGCTACCTGGCTGTGGTTCACGCTGTGAGATCACTGAAATTTCGTCGCGCTCGCTATGCCCATATcatcagcttctctctctgGGCCCTGGTGACTGTCTCCATGGCGCCACTGCTAGTTACCCATCAGACTGCAGAAGTGGACGGCACAACAGTTTGTCTGCAGCTGTACAGAGAGAAAGCCTCACACAATGCATTGATCTCACTAGCTGTGGCCTTCACGccaccttttcttgccactctgTCCTGTTACCTGCTCATCATTCACAGCCTGTATCGGGGCTCCAGGTTAGAGCCGGGCCTCAAGCTGAGGGCCCTGCGCACCATTGGCCTGGTCATGCTCATCTACGTGGTCTGTTTCCTGCCTTATCATGTGAGCAGGGCTACATTCATCCTGGGCTACAACCACCCTGACGTCTCCTGCCAAACTCGCAGAGGCCTGAGTTTAGCCAATCGCCTCACCTCCTCACTCACCTGTCTGAACGGCGCCATGGACCCACTGGTCTACCTGTTTGGGGCCGAGAAGTTCCGTGGAACTCTAACACGACTGTTTTGCAAAGATAAGGCGGGAGTGTCGGGAGCCACCAGTGGGGAGTTAAAGGGAACACATGAGAGTTCTTTGAGTGCCAAGTCTGAGTTCTGA
- the inpp5d gene encoding phosphatidylinositol 3,4,5-trisphosphate 5-phosphatase 1 isoform X2, which produces MQNFQPWYHGNITRSQAEDLLSKAARDGSFLIRDSESIQGAYALCVLYQNCVYTYRILPNEDKKLSVQASEGVPIRFFTMLPELVEAYYNPNMGLVTHLQASVQREEEMDEEPEPSLPPQLPPRNFNDVKENDSFDQSCKSLSDTYLMRLQHMDLSTIPEEHEKAIQEYFRTSICTDAEQAQNGNHNLPGLKKLTMAICKNLNSEISRILPVLEVFHKVLDQQLSPGLSQFPRQTSADSSQSVSFKLEQLTKLLYSIEDKTKSSLFESAGYDGGHRKSLIPAVTFEVKQESLGINTKMFLKVDVESGKLFFKKSKDGPEDKYFVHNKILQLVKSQKMHAKLVIVVETEKEKILRKEFVFDDTKKREGCCQLLQQMKNKHSEKPEPDMITVFIGTWNMGNAGSPNNIKSWFQCKGQGKTRDDTADQIPHDFYVIGTQEDPTGERDWADTIKSVLRNLTNISFKQVAIHSLWSIRIVVLVKPEHENRISHVFSDSVKTGIANTLGNKGAVGVSFMFNGTSFGFVNSHLTSGSEKKLRRNQNYVNILRFLNLGDKKLNPFDITHRFTHLFWLGDLNYRVELPSSEAENIVAKIKQQQYQELLSKDQLTMERNDGKVFLHFDEEEITFAPTYRFERETREKYAYTKAKATGTKYNLPSWCDRVLRKSYPLVHVVCQAYGCTNDIMTSDHSPVFASFEVGVASQFVSKQDPNNAQQGGIQIMNCKATLYTKSKTKFFIEYYSSCLEKTVKTSEGDNKEHSDGSIKVWFGNQVELTPIISDPEYLLDQHILICVKSTDSDESYGEGCVALRAAQFCYTEFQVTLTHHGEKTGVLTGGIQLHTSEGKTTEKLYDFIKVEKDDPVTSKCKGGDFNKFSTTQAHDISNPNYMVGMAFKAGSVIDKGWSYSMPPKNVPTAGQVGKDSKKPGYDVGARSPPGKPSPLGEEEKSSEMFDNPLYGSMGKSHGRSKDQDHQQKDHLAPPDPMFGCTFKPADGEPDRPPVPTPRNRSFTCSETKPQLQPLNPITLHPLSQKKPVVPSRSEGGMAHPRPPLPAKSRPAMPEPQISKPRDYRESSELPSKLRLPVRPGQPQSQKDSK; this is translated from the exons ATGCAAAATTTTCAACCTTGGTACCATGGTAATATAACTCGATCCCAAGCCGAGGATCTTCTATCCAAAGCAGCCAGAGATGGAAGCTTCCTTATCAGGGACAGTGAGTCCATACAGGGAGCGTatgctctctgtgtttt ATACCAGAACTGTGTGTACACGTACAGGATCCTGCCAAATGAGGATAAGAAGCTCTCTGTCCAG GCATCTGAAGGAGTCCCTATCAGGTTCTTCACTATGCTGCCTGAGCTGGTCGAAGCATATTACAATCCCAACATGGGTCTGGTCACACATCTGCAGGCCTCCGtccagagggaggaggagatggacgAGGAGCCAG aACCCAGTCTTCCACCACAGCTTCCACCTCGAAACTTCAATGATGTCAAAGAAAATGACTCTTTTGATCAGTCCTGCAAATCTTTATCAGACACCTACCTGATGAGACTGCAGCATATGGACCTGTCCAC AATACCTGAGGAGCATGAAAAGGCAATCCAAGAATACTTTAGGACGTCGATCTGCACAGATGCTGAACAAGCACAGAACGGTAACCACAACCTTCCTGGGCTAAAGAAGCTAACTATGGCAATCTGCAAAAATCTAAACAG TGAAATTTCTCGCATCCTCCCAGTACTGGAGGTCTTTCATAAAGTGCTGGACCAACAACTCTCCCCTGGGCTTAGCCAATTTCCAAGACAA aCTTCTGCTGACTCGAGTCAATCTGTATCCTTTAAGCTTGAGCAACTGACAAAATTGCTCTACTCCATAGAAGATAAG ACTAAAAGTTCGTTGTTTGAGTCTGCTGGATATGACGGTGGTCACAGGAAATCTCTCATACCAGCCGTTACATTTGAG GTCAAGCAAGAATCTCTTGGTATTAACACAAAGATGTTCCTGAAAGTGGATGTTGAAAGTGGGAAGCTCTTCTTCAAAAAATCTAAAGATGGACCAGAAGACAAATATTTTGTGCACAATAAAA tcttgcAGTTGGTGAAATCCCAGAAAATGCATGCCAAACTTGTCATTGtggtggagacagagaaggagaagattCTGCGTAAAGAGTTTGTGTTCGATGACACAAAG AAAAGGGAAGGATGTTGTCAGCTACTTCAGCAAATGAAGAACAAGCACTCTGAAAAGCCTGAGCCCGACATGATCACAGTGTTTATTGGCACCTGGAACATGG GAAACGCGGGTTCTCCCAACAACATCAAGTCCTGGTTTCAGTGTAAGGGCCAAGGGAAGACACGAGACGACACCGCAGATCAAATCCCGCATGATTTCTATGTCATTGGGACACAGGAGGATCCAACGGGTGAGAGGGACTGGGCGGACACAATTAAAAGTGTCTTGAGGAACCTCACAAATATCAGCTTCAAACAG GTGGCTATTCACAGTCTGTGGAGCATACGGATTGTGGTTCTAGTCAAGCCTGAGCACGAAAACAGGATCTCCCATGTTTTCTCTGACAGTGTGAAGACGGGGATTGCCAACACTCTGG GAAACAAGGGAGCAGTGGGAGTGTCCTTCATGTTCAATGGCACGTCTTTTGGGTTTGTCAACAGTCACCTGACCTCTGGAAGTGAGAAGAAGCTCAG ACGCAATCAAAACTATGTTAACATTCTGAGATTTCTGAACCTGGGAGATAAGAAGCTCAATCCATTCGACATCACACATCGGTTCACACACCTCTTCTGGCTTGGTGATTTGAATTACCGTGTTGAACTCCCATCTTCA GAAGCTGAGAACATTGTGGCAAagatcaaacagcagcagtaccAGGAACTCCTCAGTAAAGACCAGCTTACCATGGAAAGGAATGATGGAAAAGTCTTCTTGCACTTTG ATGAGGAGGAAATCACATTTGCACCCACATATCGATTTGAAAGAGAAACAAGGGAAAAGTATGCCTACACAAAGGCCAAGGCCACGGGG ACAAAATACAATTTACCCTCATGGTGTGATCGTGTCCTGCGGAAATCATACCCTCTGGTTCATGTTGTATGCCAAGCATATG GGTGCACTAATGATATCATGACAAGTGATCACTCGCCAGTTTTTGCCTCATTCGAAGTTGGAGTAGCTTCACAGTTTGTCTCCAAGCAAG atcCAAACAATGCACAGCAAGGCGGGATACAGATCATGAACTGCAAGGCCACTTTGTACACAAAATCAAAGACCAAGTTCTTCATTGAATATTATTCCAGCTGCTTGGAAA AAACAGTCAAGACTTCAGAGGGAGACAACAAGGAGCACTCAGACGGGTCAATAAAAGTTTGGTTTGGAAACCAAGTTGAG CTCACCCCCATCATCTCTGACCCAGAGTACCTATTGGACCAGCACATCCTCATCTGTGTGAAGTCGACAGACAGTGACGAGTCTTATG GTGAGGGCTGTGTTGCTCTGCGAGCTGCCCAGTTCTGTTACACAGAGTTTCAAGTCACACTGACTCACCACGGAGAAAAGACAGGCGTCTTGACTGGGGGCATCCAGTTACACACGTCTGAGGGCAAGACCACAGAGAAGTTGTATG ATTTCATCAAAGTTGAGAAGGATGACCCTGTCACTTCAAAATGCAAAGGCGGCGACTTCAATaa GTTTTCCACCACCCAAGCACATGATATTTCTAACCCCAACTACATGGTGGGAATGGCTTTCAAAGCTGGGAGTGTTATAGACAAAGGCTGGAGTTACAGCATGCCACCGAAAAATGTTCCTACAGCTGGGCAAGTGGGTAAAGATTCCAAGAAGCCTGGTTATGATGTGGGTGCACGCAGTCCCCCAGGAAAACCTAGTCCGTT GGGTGAGGAGGAAAAATCATCGGAAATGTTTGACAACCCGCTATACGGTTCAATGGGAAAATCCCATGGTCGCAGCAAGGACCAAGACCACCAGCAGAAGGACCATCTCGCACCCCCAGACCCAATGTTTGGATGTaccttcaaacctgcagatggAGAACCTGATCGCCCCCCGGTGCCCACCCCACGCAACCGTTCCTTCACCTGCTCAGAGACTAAACCTCAGCTACAGCCTTTAAACCCTATTACTCTGCATCCCTTATCACAGAAGAAACCTGTGGTGCCCTCTCGCTCAGAAGGGGGGATGGCACACCCCCGCCCTCCTTTGCCTGCTAAGTCCCGACCAGCCATGCCAGAACCCCAGATCTCTAAACCCAGAGACTACAGAGAAAGCTCTGAATTACCCAGCAAACTCAGGCTGCCGGTGAGACCAGGCCAGCCACAGTCTCAAAAAGACAGTAAGTAA
- the inpp5d gene encoding phosphatidylinositol 3,4,5-trisphosphate 5-phosphatase 1 isoform X1 has product MQNFQPWYHGNITRSQAEDLLSKAARDGSFLIRDSESIQGAYALCVLYQNCVYTYRILPNEDKKLSVQASEGVPIRFFTMLPELVEAYYNPNMGLVTHLQASVQREEEMDEEPEPSLPPQLPPRNFNDVKENDSFDQSCKSLSDTYLMRLQHMDLSTIPEEHEKAIQEYFRTSICTDAEQAQNGNHNLPGLKKLTMAICKNLNSEISRILPVLEVFHKVLDQQLSPGLSQFPRQTSADSSQSVSFKLEQLTKLLYSIEDKTKSSLFESAGYDGGHRKSLIPAVTFEVKQESLGINTKMFLKVDVESGKLFFKKSKDGPEDKYFVHNKILQLVKSQKMHAKLVIVVETEKEKILRKEFVFDDTKKREGCCQLLQQMKNKHSEKPEPDMITVFIGTWNMGNAGSPNNIKSWFQCKGQGKTRDDTADQIPHDFYVIGTQEDPTGERDWADTIKSVLRNLTNISFKQVAIHSLWSIRIVVLVKPEHENRISHVFSDSVKTGIANTLGNKGAVGVSFMFNGTSFGFVNSHLTSGSEKKLRRNQNYVNILRFLNLGDKKLNPFDITHRFTHLFWLGDLNYRVELPSSEAENIVAKIKQQQYQELLSKDQLTMERNDGKVFLHFDEEEITFAPTYRFERETREKYAYTKAKATGTKYNLPSWCDRVLRKSYPLVHVVCQAYGCTNDIMTSDHSPVFASFEVGVASQFVSKQDPNNAQQGGIQIMNCKATLYTKSKTKFFIEYYSSCLEKTVKTSEGDNKEHSDGSIKVWFGNQVELTPIISDPEYLLDQHILICVKSTDSDESYGEGCVALRAAQFCYTEFQVTLTHHGEKTGVLTGGIQLHTSEGKTTEKLYDFIKVEKDDPVTSKCKGGDFNKFSTTQAHDISNPNYMVGMAFKAGSVIDKGWSYSMPPKNVPTAGQVGKDSKKPGYDVGARSPPGKPSPLGEEEKSSEMFDNPLYGSMGKSHGRSKDQDHQQKDHLAPPDPMFGCTFKPADGEPDRPPVPTPRNRSFTCSETKPQLQPLNPITLHPLSQKKPVVPSRSEGGMAHPRPPLPAKSRPAMPEPQISKPRDYRESSELPSKLRLPVRPGQPQSQKDMHPEVPKTGRPVK; this is encoded by the exons ATGCAAAATTTTCAACCTTGGTACCATGGTAATATAACTCGATCCCAAGCCGAGGATCTTCTATCCAAAGCAGCCAGAGATGGAAGCTTCCTTATCAGGGACAGTGAGTCCATACAGGGAGCGTatgctctctgtgtttt ATACCAGAACTGTGTGTACACGTACAGGATCCTGCCAAATGAGGATAAGAAGCTCTCTGTCCAG GCATCTGAAGGAGTCCCTATCAGGTTCTTCACTATGCTGCCTGAGCTGGTCGAAGCATATTACAATCCCAACATGGGTCTGGTCACACATCTGCAGGCCTCCGtccagagggaggaggagatggacgAGGAGCCAG aACCCAGTCTTCCACCACAGCTTCCACCTCGAAACTTCAATGATGTCAAAGAAAATGACTCTTTTGATCAGTCCTGCAAATCTTTATCAGACACCTACCTGATGAGACTGCAGCATATGGACCTGTCCAC AATACCTGAGGAGCATGAAAAGGCAATCCAAGAATACTTTAGGACGTCGATCTGCACAGATGCTGAACAAGCACAGAACGGTAACCACAACCTTCCTGGGCTAAAGAAGCTAACTATGGCAATCTGCAAAAATCTAAACAG TGAAATTTCTCGCATCCTCCCAGTACTGGAGGTCTTTCATAAAGTGCTGGACCAACAACTCTCCCCTGGGCTTAGCCAATTTCCAAGACAA aCTTCTGCTGACTCGAGTCAATCTGTATCCTTTAAGCTTGAGCAACTGACAAAATTGCTCTACTCCATAGAAGATAAG ACTAAAAGTTCGTTGTTTGAGTCTGCTGGATATGACGGTGGTCACAGGAAATCTCTCATACCAGCCGTTACATTTGAG GTCAAGCAAGAATCTCTTGGTATTAACACAAAGATGTTCCTGAAAGTGGATGTTGAAAGTGGGAAGCTCTTCTTCAAAAAATCTAAAGATGGACCAGAAGACAAATATTTTGTGCACAATAAAA tcttgcAGTTGGTGAAATCCCAGAAAATGCATGCCAAACTTGTCATTGtggtggagacagagaaggagaagattCTGCGTAAAGAGTTTGTGTTCGATGACACAAAG AAAAGGGAAGGATGTTGTCAGCTACTTCAGCAAATGAAGAACAAGCACTCTGAAAAGCCTGAGCCCGACATGATCACAGTGTTTATTGGCACCTGGAACATGG GAAACGCGGGTTCTCCCAACAACATCAAGTCCTGGTTTCAGTGTAAGGGCCAAGGGAAGACACGAGACGACACCGCAGATCAAATCCCGCATGATTTCTATGTCATTGGGACACAGGAGGATCCAACGGGTGAGAGGGACTGGGCGGACACAATTAAAAGTGTCTTGAGGAACCTCACAAATATCAGCTTCAAACAG GTGGCTATTCACAGTCTGTGGAGCATACGGATTGTGGTTCTAGTCAAGCCTGAGCACGAAAACAGGATCTCCCATGTTTTCTCTGACAGTGTGAAGACGGGGATTGCCAACACTCTGG GAAACAAGGGAGCAGTGGGAGTGTCCTTCATGTTCAATGGCACGTCTTTTGGGTTTGTCAACAGTCACCTGACCTCTGGAAGTGAGAAGAAGCTCAG ACGCAATCAAAACTATGTTAACATTCTGAGATTTCTGAACCTGGGAGATAAGAAGCTCAATCCATTCGACATCACACATCGGTTCACACACCTCTTCTGGCTTGGTGATTTGAATTACCGTGTTGAACTCCCATCTTCA GAAGCTGAGAACATTGTGGCAAagatcaaacagcagcagtaccAGGAACTCCTCAGTAAAGACCAGCTTACCATGGAAAGGAATGATGGAAAAGTCTTCTTGCACTTTG ATGAGGAGGAAATCACATTTGCACCCACATATCGATTTGAAAGAGAAACAAGGGAAAAGTATGCCTACACAAAGGCCAAGGCCACGGGG ACAAAATACAATTTACCCTCATGGTGTGATCGTGTCCTGCGGAAATCATACCCTCTGGTTCATGTTGTATGCCAAGCATATG GGTGCACTAATGATATCATGACAAGTGATCACTCGCCAGTTTTTGCCTCATTCGAAGTTGGAGTAGCTTCACAGTTTGTCTCCAAGCAAG atcCAAACAATGCACAGCAAGGCGGGATACAGATCATGAACTGCAAGGCCACTTTGTACACAAAATCAAAGACCAAGTTCTTCATTGAATATTATTCCAGCTGCTTGGAAA AAACAGTCAAGACTTCAGAGGGAGACAACAAGGAGCACTCAGACGGGTCAATAAAAGTTTGGTTTGGAAACCAAGTTGAG CTCACCCCCATCATCTCTGACCCAGAGTACCTATTGGACCAGCACATCCTCATCTGTGTGAAGTCGACAGACAGTGACGAGTCTTATG GTGAGGGCTGTGTTGCTCTGCGAGCTGCCCAGTTCTGTTACACAGAGTTTCAAGTCACACTGACTCACCACGGAGAAAAGACAGGCGTCTTGACTGGGGGCATCCAGTTACACACGTCTGAGGGCAAGACCACAGAGAAGTTGTATG ATTTCATCAAAGTTGAGAAGGATGACCCTGTCACTTCAAAATGCAAAGGCGGCGACTTCAATaa GTTTTCCACCACCCAAGCACATGATATTTCTAACCCCAACTACATGGTGGGAATGGCTTTCAAAGCTGGGAGTGTTATAGACAAAGGCTGGAGTTACAGCATGCCACCGAAAAATGTTCCTACAGCTGGGCAAGTGGGTAAAGATTCCAAGAAGCCTGGTTATGATGTGGGTGCACGCAGTCCCCCAGGAAAACCTAGTCCGTT GGGTGAGGAGGAAAAATCATCGGAAATGTTTGACAACCCGCTATACGGTTCAATGGGAAAATCCCATGGTCGCAGCAAGGACCAAGACCACCAGCAGAAGGACCATCTCGCACCCCCAGACCCAATGTTTGGATGTaccttcaaacctgcagatggAGAACCTGATCGCCCCCCGGTGCCCACCCCACGCAACCGTTCCTTCACCTGCTCAGAGACTAAACCTCAGCTACAGCCTTTAAACCCTATTACTCTGCATCCCTTATCACAGAAGAAACCTGTGGTGCCCTCTCGCTCAGAAGGGGGGATGGCACACCCCCGCCCTCCTTTGCCTGCTAAGTCCCGACCAGCCATGCCAGAACCCCAGATCTCTAAACCCAGAGACTACAGAGAAAGCTCTGAATTACCCAGCAAACTCAGGCTGCCGGTGAGACCAGGCCAGCCACAGTCTCAAAAAGACA TGCATCCTGAAGTTCCCAAGACGGGGCGTCCTGTGAAGTGA